Proteins found in one Triticum aestivum cultivar Chinese Spring unplaced genomic scaffold, IWGSC CS RefSeq v2.1 scaffold301766, whole genome shotgun sequence genomic segment:
- the LOC123176244 gene encoding lectin-like, whose amino-acid sequence MAHARSIPLPTYYDLMISCFLLFLAMTYATTHAAALSFDYNFTVPRDRKQLKFINASYAGRDRVILTDDSSNLTGRVVHRKPVRLWDDRTGRRASFTTSFRFAIVQESNRTDNLSRGDGMAFFLGPFPATTPPPGSDGGLLGLFSNPNSTGAADSRRPPHILAVEFDTRWNHGWDPSNGDGAGGGDHIGVDVNGIRSNRTRSLPPLSLHGIMWASVTYDGESKVMKVALRKTELASEESSTTYEFNATMDLRDDAGLVQDAAVGFSAATGVLCESHQLLSWSFHSTGNPFQI is encoded by the coding sequence ATGGCCCATGCAAGAAGCATCCCCCTACCCACGTACTACGACCTGATGATCAGCTGCTTCCTGTTATTTCTAGCCATGACCTACGCGACAACTCACGCCGCCGCACTGTCCTTcgactacaacttcaccgtcccGAGGGACCGCAAGCAGCTCAAATTCATCAACGCCTCCTACGCTGGCCGCGACCGGGTCATCCTCACCGACGACAGCTCCAACCTCACCGGCCGCGTCGTGCACCGTAAGCCCGTGCGCCTCTGGGACGACCGTACCGGCAGGAGAGCCAGCTTCACGACGAGCTTCCGCTTCGCCATCGTCCAGGAAAGCAACAGGACGGACAACCTCTCACGGGGCGACGGCATGGCGTTCTTCCTCGGGCCTTTCCCGGCGACGACCCCTCCTCCGGGCTCCGACGGCGGCCTCCTCGGGCTCTTCAGCAACCCCAACAGCACCGGCGCCGCCGACTCGCGACGCCCGCCGCACATCCTCGCCGTGGAGTTCGACACGCGCTGGAACCACGGCTGGGACCCCTCGAACGGGGACGGCGCCGGCGGTGGCGACCACATCGGCGTCGACGTCAACGGCATCAGGTCCAACCGGACCAGAAGCCTGCCGCCGTTGAGCCTACATGGAATCATGTGGGCGAGCGTCACGTACGACGGCGAGTCCAAGGTGATGAAGGTGGCGCTACGGAAAACCGAGCTGGCGTCGGAGGAGTCGAGCACCACGTACGAGTTCAACGCCACCATGGATCTCAGGGACGACGCCGGCCTTGTACAGGACGCCGCCGTCGGGTTCTCGGCGGCCACCGGTGTCCTCTGCGAGTCGCACCAGCTGCTCTCTTGGTCCTTCCACTCAACAGGTAACCCATTTCAAATCTAA